Proteins encoded within one genomic window of Actinomycetes bacterium:
- a CDS encoding bifunctional folylpolyglutamate synthase/dihydrofolate synthase has protein sequence MDITSALDWLGEHIDHESGTAGIAAGAIDGLSLEPMAELMHVLGDPQHAMPVIHVTGTNGKGSTVAMLRSLLMANGLSVGTFTSPHLERVNERIARDGVPIPDTELAEVLEGIASVESMLSAPPTWFEILTAAALRWFAEAPVDVAVVEVGLLGRYDATNIVTADVAVITNVGGDHTDFSPGWQARVAGEKAGIITPGRPAVLGMVASDLLAVFEAEGAEPLIAEARDFELTDARLAVGGRMIDVDGPEGSHHDVLVGIHGAHQADNAAIALTAAEAFFGRRLDDEVVTQAFAELELPGRLEVVGHQPLVVLDTAHNADALSAVASTIDEDFAVVGSRVVVIGMLAGRDPAAAAEALSVARPDLVICTDVAQGDRALPGAVLAAACETAGLPAEVVADPAAALARALTSAGEEDLVLVTGSFRLPALVRSAIDQP, from the coding sequence TTGGACATCACGTCGGCCCTCGACTGGCTCGGGGAGCACATCGATCACGAGTCGGGCACAGCGGGCATCGCCGCTGGAGCGATCGACGGGCTCTCGCTCGAGCCGATGGCCGAGCTGATGCATGTACTCGGCGATCCGCAGCACGCCATGCCCGTCATCCACGTGACCGGCACCAACGGCAAGGGTTCGACCGTGGCGATGCTGCGGTCGTTGCTGATGGCCAACGGTCTGTCCGTCGGCACGTTCACGAGCCCGCACCTGGAGCGGGTCAACGAGCGAATCGCCCGCGATGGCGTGCCGATACCCGATACCGAGCTCGCCGAGGTGCTGGAAGGCATCGCGTCGGTCGAGTCGATGCTCTCTGCGCCGCCGACCTGGTTCGAGATCCTCACCGCAGCCGCGCTGCGGTGGTTCGCCGAGGCGCCCGTTGACGTGGCAGTTGTCGAGGTCGGGCTGCTCGGTCGCTATGACGCCACCAACATCGTCACCGCCGACGTGGCAGTGATCACCAACGTGGGTGGGGACCACACCGACTTCTCGCCGGGGTGGCAGGCCCGGGTGGCGGGGGAGAAGGCCGGGATAATCACGCCCGGACGCCCCGCGGTGCTCGGAATGGTCGCATCCGACCTGCTGGCGGTGTTCGAGGCCGAAGGTGCCGAGCCGCTCATCGCCGAGGCGCGTGACTTCGAGCTCACCGATGCCCGCCTGGCCGTGGGTGGCCGGATGATCGACGTGGACGGGCCCGAGGGGTCCCACCACGATGTGCTGGTGGGTATCCACGGGGCGCACCAGGCGGACAACGCGGCGATCGCCCTCACGGCGGCCGAGGCCTTCTTCGGCCGGCGGCTCGACGACGAAGTCGTCACCCAGGCCTTCGCCGAGCTCGAGCTGCCCGGTCGCCTCGAGGTGGTCGGCCACCAGCCGCTCGTGGTGCTCGACACCGCACACAACGCGGATGCGCTGTCGGCGGTCGCGTCCACCATCGACGAGGACTTCGCGGTCGTCGGCAGCCGCGTCGTGGTCATCGGCATGCTTGCGGGCCGCGACCCCGCGGCCGCGGCCGAGGCCCTCTCGGTGGCCCGCCCCGACCTGGTGATCTGCACCGACGTCGCGCAGGGCGACCGCGCCCTGCCGGGCGCCGTGCTCGCCGCCGCGTGCGAGACCGCAGGGTTGCCGGCGGAGGTGGTGGCCGACCCCGCGGCGGCACTCGCCCGGGCGCTCACCTCGGCCGGCGAGGAGGACCTCGTGCTGGTCACCGGCTCGTTCCGGCTGCCGGCGCTTGTGCGTTCTGCCATCGATCAGCCATAG
- the ndk gene encoding nucleoside-diphosphate kinase, which yields MNQTFIMCKPDAVERGLVGEIISRIERKGLRIVQMDMRTPDRALAEAHYDEHADKPFFGDLVDFLTRGPVVAMVVEGPDDNTFSLMRTMIGKTNVDDAQPGSIRGDFATITNENLVHGSDAHDSAAREIGLWFPN from the coding sequence GTGAACCAGACATTCATCATGTGCAAGCCCGACGCCGTGGAACGCGGCCTCGTGGGCGAGATCATCAGCCGCATCGAGCGCAAGGGCCTCCGCATCGTTCAGATGGACATGCGTACGCCCGACCGTGCCCTGGCCGAGGCCCACTACGACGAGCATGCCGACAAGCCGTTCTTCGGTGACCTGGTGGACTTCCTCACCCGCGGTCCCGTGGTGGCGATGGTGGTCGAGGGCCCCGACGACAACACGTTCTCGCTGATGCGCACGATGATCGGCAAGACGAACGTGGATGATGCCCAGCCGGGTTCGATTCGTGGCGACTTCGCAACGATCACCAACGAGAACCTGGTTCACGGCTCCGACGCCCACGACTCGGCCGCACGCGAGATTGGCCTCTGGTTCCCCAACTGA